AAGGATGATGGCATTGGTGTGGATGAATCTATCAAGCATAAAGTTTTCGAACCCTTTACGACTACAAAACGCGGAGAAGGAGGCAGTGGTTTAGGTATGCACTTAGTTTATAACTTAGTAACCCAAGCACTGGGTGGTTCCATCGTATTAAATAGTGAATTAGGTGAAGGTGTTAGCATCGAAATTAACTTCCCCATTAACTAGTGCTAAATACTATTGTACTAGGTGCTAATTATTAATATTACAAAGGGCTATTAAGTTAGCTTTATTTATATCTAACATTATGACTGTTGAGTACACTAAACATATTTATTGATAAAAAACTGTTAATTGTTATGCATTGATTGTTTTTTAACATTAGCTTCTATAACATTAGCTTCTACAACATTAGCCGATATTTTGTTGCTTTGCGGTGTGCAAGGTTGGAATATAAAGCACTCTAAAACTAATCAGAATACTCGTTTAATCTGACAAAACTGGACAATGAACATGCAAAAACCTCACATATTAATCGTAGAAGACGAAGACGTTACACGCTTTAATCTACGAAATCTATTTGAAGCTGAAGGCTATAAAGTGGCTGAAGCAATAGACGGTGATAGCATGGAGCGCGAACTGCAAAACAACGTTATCAATTTAGTGATATTAGATATTAATTTGCCAGGAAAGAACGGCCTTTTACTCGCTCGAGAATTAACGCGTAATAAAGACTTAGGTTTAATTTTTCTGACGGGTCGCGACAGTGATATTGATAAAGTTTTAGGCCTAGAAATAGGTGCTGATGATTATTTAACTAAGCCCTTTAATCCACGTGAGCTAACGATTAGAGCACGAAATATATTAAATAGAATATCGTCAAGCAATGCTGAAAATACAGGGGTCATTGTAAGTTTTAATCAATGGTCTCTTGATGGCAACTCACGAAAAATGACCACTCCAGATAATAGAGTAATCTCGATTCCACGCGGCGAATATAGAGCCCTTAGCTTGCTAATAGCTAATGCAGGAAAAATTGTTACTCGTCAGCAATTAATTAAAGAAATGACCGGTAGAGATTTACGTGAAAATGACCGAACTGTTGATGTTACCATTCGTCGTCTTCGTAAACATTTTGAATCAGTTGAGAGTTCACCTGAATTAATCAACACAATCCACGGCGAAGGATATCGCTTTATTGGCCAGGTTGACTAACCTGCTTTTAAGCAGAGTATTTATATACTCTGCTTCAGCTAAAGCTCATTTAACGCTAAAGACTTCTAAAGACCCAGTATATAGCTTTGCAATGTTATAATTGACGTTATAATTGACGTTATAATTGACGTTGTATTAAACGCCTTATATTCCATATTTTATTTCTGTACCTACATTACGTATTCATTCAACTCGAACTCTTTCTATTAACCATTGTTGAAATACAGCGATAGCTTCTTGGTTCAGCTCTGTTAATGTTTGTACCTGTTTAGTTTTAGTTTCCCTATCTTCGCATGATTTTTCTAGCTCGATAAGCTTCTGATGCACCTGACTTAACCCTGCACTGGCAGCTGAACCTTTCATTTTATGACAGTGGGATTGCCAAGCCTTTTGGTCGCCATTAGCACCAGCATCTTTAATCGCCAATAAGTACACTTTAGATTGCCCAATATATAAATCCAACATTTGCTGAATAACGCTAATATCTAAAGCTTCTAAGTAACCATCAATTAATGTTAGATCTAAGTGATGCGTTGCTGACATGCAATCTCCTTTACGACAGTACTTTTTATGTCGTTTTTAATTTTTACTGAAAACAAAAATTTCAGTAGTCCTAGCTTAAATTAGGCCCCACTTTATAGCAGATATCAAATACAACTACCATATTCTAGAACGATATCAACCTAGCCATTACAAACATTGCTTTTAATAGGTATATCGTTCAAAATAGCCGCCCTTTCAGGGTCACTGCATTATATTCCACTTTTTCAAAATATTTGTGGAAACTATCGCTCTTCTTACGATACTAATGCCGATTATAATTTTACTGAGTACTGAAGTTACCATAGATAGCCCTTTACTTAGTGCACAGCGAACAGCGGAGTCAAAATGCCAACATTAATGCCTGATATAGCAAATCACACCACAGCACAAACTGAGGGGACTTTGGATTGGGTCGGCATGAGTAATATCGAAATGCCCATCATGGTTGCCTCTAAAGGCCAATCAGAACGTATGGTTTCAGCCCATGTAGATGCGTTTGTAAACCTTAAAGAGCCGAAAGCCAAAGGCATTCATATGTCGCGCTTGTATTTACTTATTGATGAGTTATCAACTTCAGGTGTTTTAAACCATCAAAGTTTAGTAACTTTATTAGATGGCTTTATCAGTAGTCATGAAGAGCTTAGCGATAATGCTAAAGTTAAATTTAATTTTGATTATCATCTGCGCCGTAAATCTTTAATCAGTGGCAAACAAGGCTGGAAAGCCTACCCTGTAACTATCACGGGCCTTTTAAATAAAGGTAATCTTGATATTGAGCTTTCAGTTGATGTTCCATATTCTTCAACTTGTCCTTGTTCTGCAGCACTAGCTCGCCAGTTGATTCAACAAGCCTTTAAAGAAAAATTTGTTGACCAACCTGATGTTGATTTAGCCGCGGTTCACGAGTGGCTCGGTACCACTGAAGGTATTGTGGCTACACCACATAGCCAACGATCGGTTGCTGAAGTTAAAGTTAAACTTAACAGTTCAACAACAGAATTCCCAATTACTGATATTGTCGATTTAATTGAAAACTCACTTAAAACGCCAGTACAAGCAGCAGTAAAGCGTGAAGATGAGCAAGAGTTTGCTCGCTTAAATGGTCAAAACTTGATGTTTTGTGAAGATGCAGCCCGTCGTTTGCAATACACCATGAATGCAACTGATCAGTTTGACGACTTTTGGCTACGTATTAATCATTTAGAGTCATTGCATGCACACGATGCCGTTAGTGTTACTACTAAAGGCGTAGCAAACGGCTACCAACCTTAGTTAAACCATTCATTGCATATAAAAAACCAGCTACTTCAAAATAGCTGGTTTTTTTATCCCCAACATAAATAACAATTAGCCTTAAATCATTAATTATCTTGTTTCCCCACCACTACAGACTCCTCGTAAATAAATACAGCGAATCAAACACCCTAAACCTTATGTAAACTAGCCATTGTTATTTTACAAAAGGCACGTTTTCAACTTTACTTGGTATGCCAAACAAAAATTTTGACATGTTTCTAGGTTTTTTTAACGATTTACTGTTCAATCAGCCAAAGAAAAAGTAACTATACAGCCAAAATAAAGACATTAAAGCCATCCATAGCGACTTATAACGGTGAATAAATAGTGAATATAAAATATTATAAGTATTCTGACTTTTACAATCTTTTTATGTAATAAAATTACACATTCAGTTTTTAATACGGGAGAAAACAACTTTTACAGCCAACAAAGTACTAATAAAGTCTTATATTTTTGCTCAATGTAAATAAAAATGTAAAATAATTACGAGCATTTACTCTATTCAGATTGACGTTGGGGTATTAAATGTTTAATGTAAGGGGTTCCTCGGTACGAATTCGGGACTATTTATGCACTTTAAGTATAATTTTATTCCATTCTAATTAAACCAAACTGCCGAGGCCTTTTAGGAGAAGATAAATATAATGCAACTTTACGATCATACATATCAAAAAGACAATTGTGGCTTTGGTCTTATTGCCCATCAACATGGCGAAACAAGTCATAAGCTCGTAAAGACGGCCATTCAAGCCCTAGACCGTATGCAACATCGTGGCGGTATCGCTGCTGATGGTAAAACTGGTGACGGTTGTGGTTTGTTAATGCAAAAGCCTGACAGCTTTTTTCGCGCTGTTGCAGAAGAAAATAATTGGCAATTAGGTAAAAAATACGCCGTCGGCATGATTTTCCTTAATCCCGATCCGATTTTAGCTAATGCCAGTAAAAAAATTCTAGAAGAAGAGTTAGAAAATGAAACTCTTTCATTAATAGGTTGGAGAGAAGTCCCTACCGATACCACCACTTTAGGTGAAATCGCTAAAGGCAATTTACCGGCTATAGAACAAATTTTTGTTAATGCGCCGTCAGGTTGGCGTAATCGCGATCTTGAGCGTCGACTATATATGGCAAGACGACGTGCCGAAAAACGCATCAGTGATGAACGTTTTTACGTTGCAAGCTTATCGTGCTTAGTTACTATATATAAAGGTTTAATGATGCCGGTAGATTTACCGAATTTTTATTTAGACCTTGCTGATATTCGTATGCAAACAGCAATCTGCTTATTTCATCAGCGCTTTTCAACCAATACCTCTCCAGAGTGGCACTTAGCACAACCTTTCCGCTATTTAGCTCACAATGGTGAAATTAATACCATTAAAGGTAATCGCCAGTGGAGTAGAGCAAGAACCCACGGTTTTAAATCACCTTTACTGCCTGATTTACAAGATGCTGCTCCATTCGTTAATGAAAGTGGCTCAGACTCTTCATCATTAGATAATATGCTTGAGCTATTCATGGCAGGCGGCATGGACCTTTATCGTGGCATGCGACTATTAATGCCACCCGCTTGGCAAAGTAATCCATTAATGGATGACGATTTAAAAGCTTTTTATGAATTTAACTCTATGCATATGGAGCCATGGGATGGACCCGCTGGTGTTGTTGTAACCAATGGTCGCCATGTTGCCTGTAACCTAGATCGAAATGGCCTAAGACCAGCACGCTATGTAATTACCCGCGATGGTTTTATCACATTAGCCTCTGAAGTGGGTATTTGGGATTACGGCGAAGATGAAGTTGTCGAGAAAGGCCGCGTAGGTCCAGGTGAAATGCTCGCTATTGATACTTACACTGGCAAAATTTTCAATTCTAACGCTATCGACAATGAACTTAAAGTTCGCCATCCATACCGAGAATGGTTAGATAATAATATTCGTCGTTTAGTCCCTTTTGACAAACTAGACGCGCGCTTAATTGGTCAACGAATCTTTAGTGACCAAGAAATTGCTCAATACCACAAAATGTTCAACTACAGTTATGAAGAGATTCATCAAGTAGTAAAAACATTAGCCGAAAATGGTCAAGAAGCTACGGGTTCAATGGGTGATGACACGCCAATGGCGGTCCTATCAAGCCAACCGCGTTCACTTTATGACTATTTCCGTCAGCAGTTTGCCCAAGTAACCAATCCACCGATTGATCCATTGCGCGAACGCTACGTTATGTCGCTTGGTACTTGTATCGGCCGTGAACATAATGTTTTTAATGAAACAACGGGTCATGCAGACCGTATTTTATTTGCTACGCCAGTATTAATGTACACCGGCTTAAAGCAATTACGTGAGCTAGACCCTGAGCATTACCGTTCAGATACCTTAGCCTTAAATTATGATCAATCCGAAGGTTTAGAAGCAGCTGTTATTCGTTTATGTGATGAAGCAGAAGTATTAGTTAGAGACAAAAACACAGTTATCTTAGTGTTGTCAGATCGTCATATACAAAAAGGCATGTTACCTATGCCTGCTGCTATGGCTGTTGGCGCTGTACAAAAACGTTTAGTTGAAAAGCAATTGCGTTGTGACTCTAACATTATTGTTGAAACAGCTTCGGTTCGTGACTCGCATCAGTTTGCCGTACTATTCGGTTTAGGTGCGACAGCCGTTTATCCATACTTAGCTTTTGAAACTATTGAGCAACTGGTTGAAGACAAACAAATTGACCTAACGGCTCGTGAAGCTGTGGTTAATTACCGTGAAGGTATTAATAAAGGTCTATTGAAAATATTATCTAAAATGGGTATTTCCACGATAGCCAGTTACCGTTGTGCGGGTTTATTTGAAGTTATCGGCCTAAATAGCAATATCATGGAACTTTGTTTCCCTGATTTACCAAGTCGTATTCAAGGTGCTGATTTTTCAGATATAGAACAAGACAGCATTAACCTTGCTCGAAAAGCCTTTATGCCTCATCAAAAAATGAGCCATGGTGGTCTACTTAAATATGTTCATGGCGGTGAGTACCATGCTTACAACCCTGATGTAGTTAGTACGCTACAGGCTGCTGTTCGCAGTGGAGATTATAGTGATTACAGAATTTTTGCTGATCATGTAAATAATCGTCCTGCGGCTGCCTTACGAGATTTATTAGCTTTAAAAGATGACCAAACACCTATTGATATTTCAGCAGTTGAAGCAGATACCGAATTATTTAAACGTTTCGATAGTGCCGCAATGTCAATTGGCGCATTAAGCCCTGAAGCACATGAAGCCCTAGCTATTGCAATGAACCGTCTTGGCGGTTATTCAAACTCTGGTGAAGGTGGAGAAGACGAGCGTCGCTTTGGTACCGTTAAAAACTCACGTATCAAGCAAATAGCTTCTGGCCGCTTTGGTGTTACGCCGCATTACTTAGTTAATGCTGACGTTTTACAAATCAAAGTTGCACAGGGAGCTAAGCCGGGTGAAGGTGGTCAATTACCAGGTGATAAAGTAACACCGTTAATTGCAAAATTACGTTTTTCAGTGCCGGGGGTAACCTTAATATCTCCACCACCACATCACGATATATATTCGATTGAAGATTTAGCTCAGCTAATTTTTGATTTAAAACAAGTTAATCCAAGAGCCGTTATTTCGGTCAAACTTGTCTCTGGTCCTGGTGTTGGCACTATTGCCTCAGGTGTAGCGAAAGCTTACGCTGACTTTATTACAATTTCAGGTTACGACGGCGGTACAGGTGCGAGTCCATTAACCTCAGTAAAATATGCCGGTTGCCCATGGGAACTTGGTTTAGCTGAAGCACACCAGTCACTGGTCACTAATGGTTTACGTCACAAAGTGCGTTTGCAAGTTGATGGCGGATTAAAAACCGGTATCGATATTGTAAAAGCCGCTATTTTAGGCGCCGAAAGCTTCGGCTTTGGTACAGCACCTATGGTGACACTAGGTTGTAAGTTCCTTCGTATTTGTCATTTAAATAACTGCGCTACAGGTGTGGCAACTCAAGATGAAGTGCTAAGAGAGCAATTCTTTAAAGGTTTACCTGACCAAGTAATGAATTATTTTAAATTTATTGCTCAAGATGTACGTGAAATTTTGGCAAGTTTAGGTGTAGAAAGCCTAACAGCGATCATTGGCCGCACAGATTTACTTGTGCCTTTAGCCGGGATCACCGCCAAGCAACAAAAACTAGATTTACGCCCTATTATCGCGCCAGTTGTTGCTGGTGAAGATACGGCATTACACCAAACAAGTACCAATGAACCGTTCGATAAAGGTGAGTTAAACCAACGTTTACTTTCACTAGCTTCTGACGCAATTGCACACAGTAATGGCGGTGAATATCGATTAACGATACAAAATACTGACCGTTCTGTTGGTGCTTCATTATCTGGTGAAATTGCCCGCCAACATGGCGACCAAGGTATGGCAGCAAACCCAATTAAAATATTTTTAAATGGTACTGCAGGTCAAAGCTTTGGCGTATGGAATGCAGGTGGTTTAGAAATGACACTAACAGGCGATGCCAACGACTACGTAGGTAAAGGCATGGCTGGTGGTAAACTAACGATTAAGCCACCAAAAGGCGTAGAATATTTAAGTCACAAAACCATGATTATGGGCAATACCTGTTTATACGGCGCAACCGGCGGTAAATTATTCGGCTGTGGTCGTGCAGGTGAACGTTTTGCAGTAAGAAACTCGGGTTGTCATGCGGTTATAGAAGGTACTGGCGATCATGCTTGTGAATACATGACCGGTGGTATAGTGGCTATTTTAGGCCAAGTTGGGGTTAACTTTGGTGCAGGTATGACTGGCGGATTCGCTTATGTTCTAGACGAACAAAACGATTTAGCTACGCGCCTTAACAACGAATCAATTGAAATGTTAGAGATAGATGAACTCAATATCCATCAAGAACATTTACGTGGCATTATCAACCAACACTTCGATGAAACAGGTAGCTTAAGAGCAGAAGAAATTTTAGCAAATTTTGACTCGTATGCACCACAGTTTAAGTTGATTAAGCCTAAGGCCGTTGATGTTAAAACCCTATTGGGTCATCGTAGCCGTTCATCTGCAGAACTTCGTGTTCAAGCACAATAATAAGAACACGATTGGAGAAGCTTTTTAATGAGTAAAAATATTTATCAATTTATCGACGTCAAACGCATCGACCCGCCTAAAAAAGCGATAGAACAGCGTAAGATTAATTTTGTCGAAATCTACCAACCTTTGAGTGAAGATCAAAGCGCTGGGCAAGCCGACCGCTGTTTAGATTGTGGTAACCCGTATTGTGAATGGAAATGTCCTGTACATAACTATATTCCACAATGGTTAGAGCTAGTCACTGACGGTAAAATAATGGAAGCGGCTGATCTGTGCCATGAAACCAACAGCTTACCTGAAATGTGTGGACGTGTTTGTCCACAAGACAGGCTTTGTGAATCAGCTTGTACTCTCAATGACGATTTTGGTGCTGTAACTATCGGTAATATTGAAAAGTACATCACCGATACCGCTATCGCTCAAGGCTGGAAACCTGATTTATCTCAAGTTATTGCCACTGGTAAACGTGTGGCTATTATAGGCGCAGGACCCGCTGGTATCGCCTGTGCTGACGTATTAACAAGAAATGGTGTAGAAGCCGTAGTATTTGATAAACACGCTCAAATTGGTGGTTTGCTTACTTTTGGTATCCCATCTTTTAAATTAGAAAAAGACGTAATTCAAACCCGCAGAGAAATACTTGAAGGTATGGGCATTGAATTTCGCCTCAATACTAATGTAGGTGTCGATATCAGCTTTGCCGATATCAGTAATGAATTCGACGCTGTATTTTTAGCCTTGGGTACTTACACTGACATGACAGGCGGTTTCGAAAATGAATCTGCACCTGGTGTTTATAACGCTTTAGACTTTCTAATTGCCAATACTCAAAAACTGATGAAACTTTCTCAAGAAGATGGCAATGCAAATGCCAAACCTTACGTGAATTTTTCAGGTAAAAAAGTGGTAGTACTTGGTGGTGGTGACACCGCAATGGATTGTGTACGAAGCTCTATTCGCCAAGGTGCTACTGAAGTAACTTGTGCATACCGACGTGATCAAGCCAACATGCCGGGTTCACCACGTGAAGTGCAAAATGCTAAAGAAGAAGGTGTAGATTTTCAATTTAACATTCAACCTATTGATATTGCGGTAGATGACAATGGTAATGCATGTGGTGTTAAATTTATTAAAACACAATTAGGTGCGCCAGATGCTAAAGGTCGACGTAACCCTGAAGCGATTGAAGGCTCTGAGTTCATTATGCCTGCTGATGCCGTGGTTATTGCTTTTGGCTTTATGCCAAGCCCACCACAGTGGATGAAAGATGCCGGAGTTGAAGTTGACGCTAGAGGCCGTGTAATTGCTGCCGACAACACTAACTTTGCTTTACAAACCAGTAAAGAAAATATCTTTGCTGGCGGTGATATGGTACTCGGTTCAGACTTAGTCGTTACGGCGATTGATCAAGGCCGCAAAGCCGCTATCGGCATACTAGACTTCGTGATGACACCACAAGAAAAAGAAGCATAAAACCTTTGTTATAGTTCACTTTAAAGTGTGGTTCATACTACATTTTAAAGTGACTTTTCTTAAAATACCTCTACAAGTTCACCCTAACATTTACTCAACAAAACCTTGTTTAATTTAAACTAGCATCGGTTAAATCACTATTACATAATTTATTTCGACCAGCCTTCTTCGCCTGATACAACTGCTTATCAGCTAAGCGGATCCAATCATCAATATCCGAAGAAAACTTAGCTTTAGCCGTTAAACTACCAATTGAGATGGTCATATTTACAAAATGGTGAGAGTTATGTGGAAAGTTATGTTGTGCTATCTCTTCTCGAAATTCTTCGAGCATTTGTAAGACACTTTTATTATCATCCGATTGTGCAACAATAATAAATTCTTCTCCGCCAAAACGAGCAACAATATCACTGCGACGATCGAATTTACGTTGCATAACATCACTAATGTACGTTAAGCAGTTATCACCGATTAAATGTCCATATTCATCATTTAAGTTTTTAAAATGGTCAAGATCTAGCATGGCGACCATCATACAAGCATTATTTCGCGACAGTATCGCCTGTAGCTCACTAAATTTATTTTCGAGATAACGACGATTGTACAAACCCGTTAAGCTATCTTTGTTCGCTAATTCTTTCAGAGCCATATTGGCTTTATTTAGTGCGGTGGTCCGTTGGTTTACTTTTTCCTCTAAAATAAATTGTTGTTTAAGTAAATGCTCTTTCGATTTTTGCAATTCCGTATATAAAGTTAAAAACTCACTCGGTGCAGCATATGGAATAGTTTTATAGCCTTGTTTACCGTCGCCATGGGCAAGCTCTTTTAAAACGAAGGCTAATGGCTTATTTAAGGTATTCGCAAATTGATTGGCTAATAAAATGACTAAAATAAAAATAAAAAATAATGATAAAAAAATGGTCAAATACTGTTGCTCTATTAATTTTAATATTTGTCTATGCTCTATGAGGACGAATATTTTCCAACCATTTTTCAATGTTATTTGGCGATATAAATAGCGTTTTTTAGTGAAGTTGTTCGATTCAATGATGATTAAGTTGTGTGCAATGTCAGCCTCATCAAAAGAAAAATTAAACTTTGCTAACTTAGTTTTCGCTAAATTGTTTTCGGCGTATATAACGTTATCGTTTTCATCAGTTAACACCACATCGATTTCACGATCATTGGCTGAGTAACTGTTAATATTTTCGAACAAGTTAAGGTTTAAAGAGCCTTCCACAATCCCTATTGGCTGATCTACACCGTTAGCATAAATGGGCGCGCTAATCGCAACGATAGGATCAGAGCCAAACGACCTACCGAGAAACGCAGGCGAAATATAAACAGATTGATTAAAAAATGCTTCAGTAAAGTAAGAGCGATCTGCAACACTGGCACCACCTTTAGGTAAAGCATCCAGTAAACTTAAAGGTGAAGTAGCCACTATATTGGCTTCTCGATTGGTAACCAACATAGTAATAAAGCCAGGGTACAATTGATGCATCTTCACTAAATTATCATTAAATAAATTTGGCTCTATTGCAGACAGTTCATTAGCAACTATCTTAACTGCATTTTTATGTTCATCGACGTAATTTTCTACAATGCGCCCCAAATATTGACTACTAATATCAAGCTTATCTTCAATTTGCTGCTGTTGAATATCATTTAAGTTACGGCTTAAAAATAAACACACACCAATAACAAAAAACGCAGACATAACCCATAAAATATAATGCAGATATTGCTTCAGATTTTTCTTTAATTGTGGCTGTTGTGATTTTACCCAGCAATTCAATTTATCACTGAATACAAAAATTAAGATAACACCTAAAGTAGTATAAAAAACGGCATTAATACTTTGTTTAAATAGAGAAAAAAATAAGTACTCTTGGGACTCAGTTGTATTAAACAAGATCAATGCAGCAGTCAGCGGCATACCAATAATCAACCAATACAAAAAATCAGCTGTTGGTAAATACCAACCTCTTCCTCGCATATAGGAAACAAAAAGCGCTTCAAATCCGAAGGTTAAAAAGCCAAAAGGGTGACCCCAAATAATTAATAGTGGTGCGACACAAATTAGTGCACAGAGCAAAGTTAAAGCAGGTCGAAGGTAGGCCGCGGCAAAAATAAACGCTAAATTACCAATCACTAGAGAAACACTGTAAGCAAGCTCTACCGGGTAACTGTTTAGTAGTGCGCCGAATAAACCTAAACCCAAGGCTAATAGAATCGAGCGAAATTGTGGAGACTTTGCTTCAACAACTTCTTCTTCGAGCTTTAATGCAACCTTAATTGGCGCAATCGTCATAGGTAATGTACCACTTCAATCATTATTAACTTACTAAAGTATTAACATGCGTAATTCAGGCAGGCTATCCATACAGTAAAGTCCTTTATAAGTAAGTATCAAAGATTACTGTTAGGCTGAAATTTATTATATCGATTGTTTATAGTGCATTAAATACAAAAGCCCTGTCAATATTATTGCAGGGCTTGGAAGAAAATTAACCTAACTATATTAAATAATTAAGTCATATCGGCAAAGGGGTTTGTTGCAGGCAACACTATCTTATTTGCAAAACCGCTAACACTAATGTCTTCATCGGTAATGTTAACGTCATCATCCATTAACGTGCCATCACCAAAACGGTAAATAATTTGAAAGTCACCATTATCTGCCAGTGTTTGATATTTAATTCTGGCTTGCTCTACAATTTCGGCTTTAGCTAGGTAACTTGCTATTGCTTCACTGCCATGGCGCTTTTCCATCATTGCTAAAGTAACTGCTGGCGAAAACAAAGTTGCAGTTGCATTATTTCCTCCAAAACCTTTAGAGTTAATAAAAGCTATATCCATATTGTCACAGTACCAATGCTCGGTAGCAATATTTAAACGCTCGTTATAAACATCATCGGCTACTTTATCAATAGTAGTAATACCTGGCATAATGTTATGTGCAAATACACCTAAAGCCATCGCGACTTGATCGCCACTAGCGGGCCCAATAGTATGACCAACAAACGCTTTCGGAGCGGCTACAGGCCAATTGCTAATATCGAAACTTTTTGCGACACGATCATAGATTAATGACTCAGTAACGCGGTTTTGAGGTGTACTTGAACCGTGAGCCAATATAAAACTACGCTGTTGCACTGACTCAGCACCCAAAATAGACTTAGCCAACGCTACTGACTTCGCCATAGTAATATAATTACCAGGTCCAGGTGCTGTAATTGACTTTTTAATGCCATCAGCATTAGTGAACACATCAGCTACTGAACCTAAAACATTGGCGCCAAGTTCAAGTGCTAACGCATCATCCATCAGCACAATAAACTGTGCTGCTTCACCGATAGTAAAACCACAGTTATTGCCGAATGGACGACTGGTACGGCGATGATCAGCAACACCATTACCATCAATTTTTTTCAAGCCTTCTTCATTTGCAAGCGCACTCATGTTGCCGAAACCTTCAACAACTTCAGGAGTTACAGCACAATCATTACTGCCAACAATGGCTAAGCGAATACGACCAGCTTGAATATCTTGTACTGCCGCTTTTAAGTTATAGAGAAAAGTTGCACATGCCCCGGTAGAGGTGAATGTGGTGCCGACACTGCCTGTTACATAGGCATTAATAAAATCTGTCGACATCGTATTCAAGCCAAGTGCTAAGTTTTTTGTTGATACACGCTCACCTTGTTGACGGCTTTGCATCATGCCACCAAAACCTTCTGCTTGGGTTTGTCCAAATACTGAGGCAGAGTAGGTGCCAATTTCATCAGGGCTAATTCTGTCTACAATCTCATTCCAACTGTAACCTGTTGAATGAATTGCATCAGCGGCGCCAAAAATAGTGGCTTGTAAACCGCGTGGCTGATATCGACTGTTATATAAACTTGCGGGTTTAAAACCAGTAGGAAACTGTCCCGCAGCTTTTATTGGGTTATCGCGGGTTGAATCATGTTTAACTTCAATTTCACCGGCTATTTCTACA
The Colwellia sp. Arc7-D genome window above contains:
- a CDS encoding FAD-dependent oxidoreductase, coding for MSKNIYQFIDVKRIDPPKKAIEQRKINFVEIYQPLSEDQSAGQADRCLDCGNPYCEWKCPVHNYIPQWLELVTDGKIMEAADLCHETNSLPEMCGRVCPQDRLCESACTLNDDFGAVTIGNIEKYITDTAIAQGWKPDLSQVIATGKRVAIIGAGPAGIACADVLTRNGVEAVVFDKHAQIGGLLTFGIPSFKLEKDVIQTRREILEGMGIEFRLNTNVGVDISFADISNEFDAVFLALGTYTDMTGGFENESAPGVYNALDFLIANTQKLMKLSQEDGNANAKPYVNFSGKKVVVLGGGDTAMDCVRSSIRQGATEVTCAYRRDQANMPGSPREVQNAKEEGVDFQFNIQPIDIAVDDNGNACGVKFIKTQLGAPDAKGRRNPEAIEGSEFIMPADAVVIAFGFMPSPPQWMKDAGVEVDARGRVIAADNTNFALQTSKENIFAGGDMVLGSDLVVTAIDQGRKAAIGILDFVMTPQEKEA
- a CDS encoding diguanylate cyclase gives rise to the protein MTIAPIKVALKLEEEVVEAKSPQFRSILLALGLGLFGALLNSYPVELAYSVSLVIGNLAFIFAAAYLRPALTLLCALICVAPLLIIWGHPFGFLTFGFEALFVSYMRGRGWYLPTADFLYWLIIGMPLTAALILFNTTESQEYLFFSLFKQSINAVFYTTLGVILIFVFSDKLNCWVKSQQPQLKKNLKQYLHYILWVMSAFFVIGVCLFLSRNLNDIQQQQIEDKLDISSQYLGRIVENYVDEHKNAVKIVANELSAIEPNLFNDNLVKMHQLYPGFITMLVTNREANIVATSPLSLLDALPKGGASVADRSYFTEAFFNQSVYISPAFLGRSFGSDPIVAISAPIYANGVDQPIGIVEGSLNLNLFENINSYSANDREIDVVLTDENDNVIYAENNLAKTKLAKFNFSFDEADIAHNLIIIESNNFTKKRYLYRQITLKNGWKIFVLIEHRQILKLIEQQYLTIFLSLFFIFILVILLANQFANTLNKPLAFVLKELAHGDGKQGYKTIPYAAPSEFLTLYTELQKSKEHLLKQQFILEEKVNQRTTALNKANMALKELANKDSLTGLYNRRYLENKFSELQAILSRNNACMMVAMLDLDHFKNLNDEYGHLIGDNCLTYISDVMQRKFDRRSDIVARFGGEEFIIVAQSDDNKSVLQMLEEFREEIAQHNFPHNSHHFVNMTISIGSLTAKAKFSSDIDDWIRLADKQLYQAKKAGRNKLCNSDLTDASLN
- a CDS encoding beta-ketoacyl synthase, whose translation is MTALPIIVGMGGINAAGRTSFHQGFRRIVIDKLNAEARQETFVGLATLMNLLTSQDGSLVDAEGNVVDKSDVEQRFGEEILAGTLIRKIENEHFNPDATPWQQKLTMDTGENGISFETRARDLPSPLPRSWKITELEDKRVRVEIAGEIEVKHDSTRDNPIKAAGQFPTGFKPASLYNSRYQPRGLQATIFGAADAIHSTGYSWNEIVDRISPDEIGTYSASVFGQTQAEGFGGMMQSRQQGERVSTKNLALGLNTMSTDFINAYVTGSVGTTFTSTGACATFLYNLKAAVQDIQAGRIRLAIVGSNDCAVTPEVVEGFGNMSALANEEGLKKIDGNGVADHRRTSRPFGNNCGFTIGEAAQFIVLMDDALALELGANVLGSVADVFTNADGIKKSITAPGPGNYITMAKSVALAKSILGAESVQQRSFILAHGSSTPQNRVTESLIYDRVAKSFDISNWPVAAPKAFVGHTIGPASGDQVAMALGVFAHNIMPGITTIDKVADDVYNERLNIATEHWYCDNMDIAFINSKGFGGNNATATLFSPAVTLAMMEKRHGSEAIASYLAKAEIVEQARIKYQTLADNGDFQIIYRFGDGTLMDDDVNITDEDISVSGFANKIVLPATNPFADMT